Proteins encoded within one genomic window of Arachis ipaensis cultivar K30076 chromosome B08, Araip1.1, whole genome shotgun sequence:
- the LOC107613793 gene encoding hydroxyproline O-arabinosyltransferase 3 — protein MGRTSPLLIIFLVLGSSFATYNVVTMLIRYGSSEGVAFSDGLLLFDPIIEMPAHAKNRKVSKAPFHVALTATDAPYNKWQCRIMYYWYKRQKNMPGSEMGGFTRILHSGKPDNLMDEIPTVVVDPLPAGMDRGYIVLNRPWAFVQWLEKATIEEEYVLMAEPDHIFVRPLPNLAYGGHPAAFPFFYITPEKNEKIIRKFFPEEHGPVTNVDPIGNSPVIIRKDLIEKIAPTWMNVSLKMKEDPETDKAFGWVLEMYAYAVASALHGVRHILRKDFMLQPPWDLSTENKFIIHYTYGCDYNMKGELTYGKIGEWRFDKRSHLRGPPPRNLPLPPPGVPESVVTLVKMVNEASANIPNWDTT, from the exons ATGGGACGAACTTCACCATTACTTATCATTTTTTTGGTTCTTGGTTCGTCCTTTGCCACGTATAATGTGGTAACGATGCTAATCCGCTATGGATCTTCAGAAGGTGTGGCCTTTAGTGATGGTTTGTTGTTGTTTGATCCCATCATTGAGATGCCTGCACATGCAAAGAATCGGAAGGTGTCTAAGGCACCTTTTCATGTCGCCCTAACGGCTACCGATGCTCCATACAACAAATGGCAATGCCGCATCATGTATTACTGGTATAAAAGGCAAAAGAACATGCCTGGGTCAGAGATGGGAGGATTCACTAGAATTCTACATTCTGGAAAGCCAGACAACTTGATGGATGAAATTCCCACTGTTGTGGTAGATCCTCTTCCAGCTGGTATGGACAGG GGATATATTGTTCTAAATAGACCATGGGCGTTTGTACAGTGGCTGGAAAAGGCAACTATTGAAGAAGA ATATGTGTTAATGGCAGAGCCAGATCACATATTTGTACGTCCCTTACCCAATTTGGCATATGGAGGACATCCAGCTGCTTTCCCATTCTTTTACATCACGCCTGAGAAGAATGAAAAAATCATAAGGAAGTTTTTTCCTGAGGAGCATGGACCAGTTACAAATGTAGATCCAATTGGCAATTCTCCTGTAATTATCAGGAAG gatttaattGAAAAGATTGCCCCCACATGGATGAACGTGTCTTTGAAAATGAAAGAGGATCCAGAGACTGATAAAGCTTTTGGATGGGTGCTCGAAAT GTATGCTTATGCTGTAGCTTCTGCACTGCATGGAGTGCGCCATATTCTGCGTAAAGACTTCATGCTACAG CCCCCATGGGATCTCTCAACTGAGAACAAGTTCATAATTCACTATACTTACGGATGTGATTACAATATGAAG GGTGAGTTGACATATGGTAAAATTGGTGAGTGGAGATTTGACAAAAGGTCTCATCTACGAGGACCTCCACCGAGGAACTTGCCCTTACCTCCACCAGGGGTTCCTGAAAGTGTG GTGACCCTAGTGAAGATGGTGAACGAGGCAAGTGCTAACATCCCCAATTGGGACACAACgtaa